From Rhea pennata isolate bPtePen1 chromosome 26, bPtePen1.pri, whole genome shotgun sequence, the proteins below share one genomic window:
- the LOC134151405 gene encoding gastrin/cholecystokinin-like peptide, producing the protein MKRRVCIGLVLAAAAACLARPAAEAPRWPRAAAAAAAAPRRERDLEQQRLVPRLLPQLLAELSTQQGYVHGAEVLHDHYYYPDWMDFGRRSAEDSSAAA; encoded by the exons ATGAAGAGGAGGGTCTGCATCGGCCTCGtgctggccgccgccgccgcctgcctgGCGCGACCGGCGGCCGAGGCTCCGCGctggccccgcgccgccgccgccgccgccgccgcgccgcgccgggagcgggaCCTGGAGCAGCAGCGCCTCGTCCCCCGCCTCCTGCCGCAGCTGCTCGCAG AGCTGAGCACCCAGCAGGGCTACGTGCACGGCGCCGAGGTCCTGCACGACCACTACTACTACCCCGACTGGATGGACTTCGGCCGCCGCAGCGCCGAGGACTCGTCCGCCGCCGCCTAG
- the HAP1 gene encoding huntingtin-associated protein 1 yields MGEGPAPPPSRRQQRPAPSTGCRAGELLPPDGRGLPHVTAAKLDAAAPSERPRPGPALPGGPAGSGRDAATVTDLRGGGNVPEVEIISLLGERLPRYTLRVDTVFGYDHDDWLRVPLVPPEAPAALTPRQTEETLQYFLLCAERVGRITKTYHDIDAVTNLLEEKERDLELAARIGQSLLKQNRSLTERNELLEEQLELAKEEIAQLRHEVSMRDDLLHFYATTEESEPGSAASTPLPRRESSPSLQQYFQYDVLQQKLKGLEEENQKLRLEATSIATETCRYEDQEQQLMIDCVEQFSEASRQVTYLSEELARKTEDTARQQEEISQLLAQVVDLQQKCRSYGSEVEELQQHLAAAREAHQQLRTELRDLQEKYAECGGMLQEAREEVKSLRSRSLPNSTVGRYGAPSLLPLDSLAAEIKGTMRKGADGCSSDYKSCLRVFETVKAVNQAARARSCSESPRHTPGSKQPSAAPSGGGSTPRTSCYGSGSASLGLEPSVSARGEEAGEERGAVPRRHDLEAAVQRLSARQESHASERSFFETEREHKLRRLREVESSSGFLTPNESVVSTGSGGSELTAGSGFSLGSLSFLPDKLQIVKPLEGSVTLHHWQQLARPDLGGILVPRPGVLTKDFRQLDVDLEEVYNLDDLEEDDVDASSFQLLPTSTPAKGKQRPGVFLSVNNLPQTPSTFTITTCHILHPTTEITTVTPSLYNTVVPSCGPFERLSGGSPPPEPARPCPLGLVPLLLARGICASAPGSPRQERPPPRSSIFSLNLVEKLRRLGLDKVVARGETSYARGPRGDGLT; encoded by the exons GCACCGGCTGCCGCGCTGGGGAGCTGCTTCCCCCCGATGGCCGCGGCCTCCCCCACGTAACGGCAGCCAAGCTGGACGCCGCCGCCCCGTCGGAGCgtccccggcccggcccggcgctgcccggcggccccgcgggcagcggccgcgACGCCGCCACCGTCACCG ATCTGCGCGGCGGTGGCAATGTCCCCGAGGTGGAGATCATCAGCCTGCTGGGCGAGCGGCTGCCCCGCTACACGCTGCGGGTGGACACGGTGTTCGGCTACGACCACGACGACTGGCTGCGCGTGCCCCTGGTGCCGCCGgaggcccccgccgccctcaCCCCCCGGCAGACAGAGGAGACCCTGCAGTACTTCC TCCTGTGTGCTGAGCGGGTTGGCAGGATCACCAAGACCTACCACGACATCGATGCTGTCACCAACCTGCTGGAAGAG AAAGAGCGGGACCTGGAGCTGGCGGCACGCATCGGGCAGTCCCTGCTGAAGCAGAACCGGAGCCTGACGGAGCGCAACgagctgctggaggagcagctggagctggcCAAGGAGGAG ATCGCGCAGCTGCGCCACGAGGTCTCCATGCGGGACGACCTGCTGCACTTCTACGCGACAACGGAGGAGAGCgagcccggctccgccgcctcCACGCC GCTGCCCCGGCGTGAGTCCTCGCCGTCCCTGCAGCAGTACTTCCAGTACGACGTCCTGCAGCAGAAGCTCAAgggcctggaggaggagaaCCAGAAGCTTCGCCTGGAG GCCACCAGCATTGCCACCGAGACCTGTCGGTACGAGgaccaggagcagcagctgatgATCGACTGCGTGGAGCAGTTCT CCGAAGCCAGCCGGCAGGTCACCTACCTCTCCGAGGAGCTGGCCCGCAAGACGGAGGACACGGCCCGGCAGCAGGAGGAGATCAGCCAGCTCCTGGCGCAGGTGGTGGACCTGCAGCAGAAGTGCCGCTCG TACGGCTCCGAGGTGGAggagctccagcagcacctggcCGCGGCCAGGGAGGCGCATCAGCAGCTGCGCACGGAG CTGCGGGACCTGCAGGAGAAGTACGCGGAGTGCGGCGGGATGCTGCAGGAGGCCCGGGAGGAGGTGAAGAGCCTGCGCAGCCGCAGCCTGCCCAACAGCACCGTCGGCCGCTACGGCGCGCCCAGCCTCCTGCCCCTG GACTCGCTGGCTGCTGAGATCAAAGGGACGATGAGGAAGGGAGCGGATGGCTGCTCCTCGGACTACAA GAGCTGCCTGCGGGTCTTCGAGACGGTGAAAGCCGTGAACCAGGCGGCCCGAGCGAGGTCGTGCTCCGAGTCGCCCCGGCACACGCCCGGCTCCAAGCAGCCGTCGGCCGCCCCCTCGGGGGGGGGCAGCACCCCCCGGACCAGCTGCTACGGCTCAGGCAGCGCCAGCCTGGGCCTGGAGCCCTCGGTGAGCGCCCG GGGCGAGGAGGCCGGAGAGGAGCGCGGGGCCGTGCCGCGCCGGCACGACCTGGAGGCAGCGGTGCAGCGGCTGTCGGCGCGCCAGGAGAGCCATGCCTCGGAGCGCTCCTTCTTCGAGACGGAGCGGGAGCACAAGCTGCGGCGGCTCAGGGAGGTGGAGAGCTCCAGCGGCTTCCTCACCCCCAACGAGAGCGTCGTGTCCACCGGCTCGGGCGGCTCCGAGCTCACCGCCGGCTCCGGCTTCTCCCTGGgctccctctccttcctgcccGACAAGCTGCAGATCGTGAAGCCCCTGGAAG GCTCCGTGACCCTCCACCACTGGCAGCAGCTGGCGCGGCCTGACCTGGGCGGCATCCTCGTGCCCCGGCCCGGGGTGCTCACCAAAGACTTCCGGCAGCTGGACGTCGACCTGGAGGAGGTCTACAACTTGGACGACCTGGAGGAGGATGACGTGGACGccagctccttccagctgctCCCTACCTCAACGCCTGCCAAGGGCAAGCAGCGCCCCGGCG TGTTCCTCTCTGTTAACAACCTCCCCCAGACCCCGTCTACCTTCACCATCACCACCTGCCACATCCTCCACCCCACCACCGAGATCACCACGGTGACACCCAG cctgtATAACACCGTCGTGCCTTCTTGTGGGCCCTTTGAGAGGCTGAGCGGCGGCAGCCCCCCGCCGGAGCCCGCGCGCCCCTGCCCGCTGGGGCTCGTCCCGCTGCTGCTGGCGCGGGGCATCTGCGCCTcggcgccgggctccccgcggcaGGAGCGGCCCCCGCCCAGGAGCAGCATCTTCAGCTTGAACCTGGTGGAGAAGCTGCGGCGCCTGGGGCTGGACAAGGTGGTGGCCAGAGGGGAGACGTCCTACGCGCGAGGGCCGCGCGGCGACGGGCTGACGTGA